A single Nocardioides bizhenqiangii DNA region contains:
- the rapZ gene encoding RNase adapter RapZ, which yields MSADPSAQPAGELVVVTGMTGAGRSTAAKELEDLGFYVVDNLPPSLLPDVVRLVDESQGRSQRIAVVVDVRSGSFFQGLRAALAHGVTGRDTTLVFLDATDDVLVRRQEAVRRPHPLQEGGRLLDGLVRERVVLGDLRADADLVIDTSNLNVHQLTDRIAEAFGTPETTRLRVTTISFGFKYGIPADADYVADMRFLPNPHWVPELRAHTGRDLDVSDYVLGRPGAAEFLDQFVPLLAGVAEGYLREGKRFMRVAIGCTGGKHRSVAMSEEIARRMQELGYVARALHRDLGRE from the coding sequence ATGAGTGCCGACCCGAGCGCGCAACCTGCCGGCGAGCTGGTCGTGGTGACCGGCATGACCGGCGCCGGGCGCAGCACCGCGGCCAAGGAGCTGGAGGACCTCGGCTTCTACGTCGTCGACAACCTGCCCCCGAGCCTGCTCCCGGACGTGGTCCGCCTCGTCGACGAGAGCCAGGGCCGGAGCCAGCGGATCGCGGTCGTCGTCGACGTCCGGTCCGGCTCCTTCTTCCAGGGCCTGCGGGCCGCGCTCGCCCACGGCGTCACCGGGCGCGACACCACGCTCGTCTTCCTCGACGCCACCGACGACGTGCTGGTCCGCCGGCAGGAGGCCGTCCGCCGCCCGCACCCGCTGCAGGAGGGCGGGCGGCTGCTCGACGGCCTGGTGCGCGAGCGCGTGGTGCTGGGCGACCTCCGTGCCGACGCCGACCTGGTCATCGACACCAGCAACCTCAACGTGCACCAGCTCACCGATCGGATCGCGGAGGCGTTCGGCACGCCGGAGACCACCCGGCTGCGGGTGACCACGATCAGCTTCGGCTTCAAGTACGGCATCCCGGCCGACGCCGACTACGTGGCCGACATGCGCTTCCTGCCCAACCCGCACTGGGTGCCGGAGCTGCGGGCGCACACCGGCCGCGACCTGGACGTGTCGGACTACGTGCTCGGACGGCCGGGCGCCGCGGAGTTCCTCGACCAGTTCGTACCGCTCCTGGCGGGCGTCGCCGAGGGCTATCTCCGCGAGGGCAAGCGCTTCATGCGCGTGGCGATCGGCTGCACCGGCGGCAAGCACCGCAGTGTTGCCATGAGCGAGGAGATCGCGCGCCGGATGCAGGAGCTGGGCTACGTCGCCCGCGCCCTCCACCGCGACCTGGGGCGCGAGTGA
- the uvrC gene encoding excinuclease ABC subunit UvrC, producing the protein MSQSYRPKPGEIPTEPGVYRFRDKQRRVIYVGKAKNLRSRLSSYFQDIGNLHQRTATMVATAASVEWTVVKTEVEALQLEYSWIKEFDPRFNVKYRDDKSYPWLAVTVGEEFPRVMVGRGAKRKGTRYYGPYSHAWAIRETVDILLRVFPMRSCSNGVFKRSQQIGRPCLLGYIDKCAAPCVGNVSAEEHRAIVDDFCEFMAGRTKPFIKRIEQQMYAASDELDFERAARLRDDLGAMQKALEKQAVVLGDGADADVIALAEDPLEVAVQVFYVRGGRIRGQRGWVADRTDDGATPELVETFLLQLYAGEPESVPREILVPELPPDPETFEQLFGDLKGSKVSIRVPQRGDKKALQENVARNAKESLALHKTKRASDLTTRNQAIAEIAEALELEEAPLRIECYDVSHIQGTEIVASMVVFEDGLARKSEYRRFVIRDQEGSDDVAAMHEVISRRFRRLLDEQARSEERMGEDGPMLVDPDTGRPRKFAYAPGLVVVDGGAPQVAAAQRALDELGIDDIPVCGLAKRLEEVWLPGQPDPVILRRTSEGLYLLQRVRDEAHRFAIAHHRGRRSKSMVESVLDDVPGLGEVRRKTLMRHFGSLKKLREAEVDQIAAVPGIGPRTASAIKEAVAAGGATASRATRKTSVPNGGSGA; encoded by the coding sequence GTGTCGCAGAGCTACCGCCCGAAGCCGGGCGAGATCCCCACCGAGCCCGGGGTCTACCGCTTCCGCGACAAGCAGCGACGGGTGATCTACGTCGGCAAGGCCAAGAACCTCCGGTCCCGGCTGTCGTCATACTTCCAGGACATCGGCAACCTCCACCAGCGCACGGCGACCATGGTCGCCACCGCGGCGTCGGTCGAGTGGACCGTGGTCAAGACCGAGGTCGAGGCGCTGCAGCTGGAGTACTCCTGGATCAAGGAGTTCGACCCGCGGTTCAACGTCAAGTACCGCGACGACAAGTCCTACCCGTGGCTCGCCGTGACCGTCGGCGAGGAGTTCCCGCGGGTGATGGTGGGACGCGGGGCGAAGCGCAAGGGCACGCGCTACTACGGCCCCTACAGCCACGCCTGGGCCATCCGCGAGACCGTCGACATCCTGCTCCGGGTGTTTCCCATGCGCTCGTGCAGCAACGGGGTGTTCAAGCGGTCGCAGCAGATCGGGCGGCCCTGCCTGCTCGGCTACATCGACAAGTGCGCCGCCCCCTGCGTCGGCAACGTCTCGGCCGAGGAGCACCGCGCGATCGTCGACGACTTCTGCGAGTTCATGGCAGGGCGCACCAAGCCGTTCATCAAGCGCATCGAGCAACAGATGTACGCCGCCAGCGACGAGCTCGACTTCGAGAGGGCCGCCCGGCTCCGCGACGACCTCGGCGCGATGCAGAAGGCGCTGGAGAAGCAGGCGGTGGTGCTCGGCGACGGCGCGGACGCCGACGTGATCGCGCTCGCGGAGGACCCGCTCGAGGTCGCTGTCCAGGTCTTCTACGTGCGGGGCGGCCGGATCCGCGGCCAGCGCGGCTGGGTCGCCGACCGCACCGACGACGGCGCCACCCCCGAGCTGGTCGAGACCTTCCTGCTCCAGCTCTACGCCGGCGAGCCGGAGTCCGTGCCGAGGGAGATCCTGGTGCCGGAGCTGCCTCCGGACCCCGAGACGTTCGAGCAGCTGTTCGGCGACCTGAAGGGGTCGAAGGTGTCGATCCGGGTCCCGCAGCGTGGGGACAAGAAGGCGCTGCAGGAGAACGTGGCGCGCAACGCGAAGGAGTCGCTCGCCCTGCACAAGACCAAGCGGGCGAGCGACCTGACCACGCGCAACCAGGCGATCGCCGAGATCGCCGAGGCGCTGGAGCTCGAGGAGGCGCCGCTGCGGATCGAGTGCTACGACGTCTCCCACATCCAGGGCACCGAGATCGTCGCCTCGATGGTGGTCTTCGAGGACGGGCTCGCGCGGAAGAGCGAGTACCGCAGGTTCGTGATCCGCGACCAGGAGGGATCCGACGACGTGGCAGCCATGCACGAGGTGATCTCGCGCCGGTTCCGTCGGCTGCTCGACGAGCAGGCGCGGAGCGAGGAGCGGATGGGGGAGGACGGCCCGATGCTCGTCGACCCCGACACGGGGCGACCCCGCAAGTTCGCCTACGCGCCCGGTCTGGTCGTGGTCGACGGTGGCGCGCCGCAGGTGGCGGCCGCGCAGCGCGCCCTCGACGAGCTGGGGATCGACGACATCCCCGTGTGCGGTCTCGCGAAGCGGCTCGAGGAGGTGTGGCTCCCAGGGCAACCGGACCCCGTCATCCTGCGGCGGACGTCCGAGGGTCTCTACCTCCTGCAGCGGGTCCGCGACGAGGCACACCGGTTCGCGATCGCCCACCACCGCGGGCGGCGCTCGAAGTCGATGGTGGAGAGCGTGCTCGACGACGTGCCCGGACTGGGGGAGGTGCGCCGCAAGACCCTCATGCGCCACTTCGGGTCCCTGAAGAAGCTGCGCGAAGCGGAGGTCGACCAGATCGCCGCCGTACCCGGCATCGGGCCGCGCACCGCGTCCGCGATCAAGGAGGCGGTCGCGGCAGGGGGCGCGACAGCGAGCCGGGCGACGCGGAAGACGAGCGTTCCGAACGGGGGCAGCGGTGCGTGA
- a CDS encoding pyridine nucleotide-disulfide oxidoreductase: protein MGCRDDYGYPLTTSDVAAAAYVAGVRDLLRLRRDAHVRIASALAHDPTFALAHADLALLGHEMCVDVDIASRLDDARRLAGRATERERSHVHAVDRHLQGDHRPLLAHLTAYPRDAVLLSIAMPTIAFAGVTEVPAEAWAIVEGAAPSYGDDPWFLGLLAFVRQEQRRYDEAMALACRALAADPTSGHAAHARSHAHYETGDHVEGLAWMDAWVTGEGAETESLTHFSWHAALHELSLGDLDAVRKRYSEQLQPRHTIGCRALVDTGSLLFRWALTPDAEAVPGLEEVARVTGRGGLEAPATAFLGMHAAVTLLAIDDLDGLRRLATRCANHPHPAQREVVAPLADALWALGSGRASEAADRLGALAPHCWRLGGSDAQREIVEETRIAALLRAQRYDDARTLLDARLDRRPSLRDARWREVAARPPVVE, encoded by the coding sequence ATGGGTTGTCGTGACGACTACGGCTATCCGCTGACCACGAGCGACGTGGCAGCGGCGGCGTACGTCGCTGGCGTCCGCGACCTGCTCCGGCTCCGCCGCGACGCCCACGTGCGGATCGCGTCCGCGCTCGCCCACGACCCGACGTTCGCGCTCGCGCACGCCGACCTGGCGCTGCTCGGCCACGAGATGTGCGTCGACGTCGACATCGCGTCCCGGCTCGACGACGCCCGTCGGCTGGCCGGCCGGGCGACTGAGCGCGAGCGCAGCCACGTGCACGCCGTCGACCGGCACCTCCAGGGCGACCACCGGCCGCTGCTCGCGCACCTCACCGCCTACCCGCGCGACGCGGTGCTGTTGTCGATCGCGATGCCCACGATCGCGTTCGCCGGCGTGACCGAGGTGCCGGCGGAGGCGTGGGCGATCGTGGAGGGAGCGGCACCGTCGTACGGCGACGACCCCTGGTTCCTCGGCCTGCTCGCGTTCGTCCGCCAGGAGCAGCGGCGGTACGACGAGGCCATGGCGCTCGCGTGCCGGGCGCTGGCCGCCGATCCCACCTCGGGCCACGCCGCCCACGCGCGCTCCCATGCCCACTACGAGACCGGGGACCACGTCGAGGGGCTGGCCTGGATGGATGCCTGGGTGACCGGCGAGGGGGCAGAGACCGAGAGCCTCACCCACTTCTCCTGGCACGCCGCTCTGCACGAGCTCTCCCTCGGTGACCTCGACGCCGTCCGCAAGCGGTACTCCGAACAGCTCCAGCCCCGGCACACCATCGGCTGCCGCGCTCTGGTCGACACCGGCTCGCTCCTCTTCCGCTGGGCGTTGACGCCGGACGCTGAAGCGGTGCCGGGCCTGGAGGAGGTCGCGCGGGTGACCGGCCGAGGTGGCCTCGAGGCACCGGCGACGGCGTTCCTCGGCATGCACGCGGCGGTGACGCTGCTGGCGATCGACGACCTCGACGGTCTCCGTCGGTTGGCCACACGATGTGCGAACCATCCCCATCCCGCGCAGCGCGAGGTTGTCGCACCGCTGGCCGACGCCCTGTGGGCGCTGGGCTCGGGTCGCGCTTCGGAAGCGGCCGACCGGCTCGGTGCGCTGGCGCCGCACTGCTGGCGGCTCGGCGGCTCCGACGCGCAGCGCGAGATCGTCGAGGAGACCCGGATCGCGGCCCTGCTCCGCGCCCAGAGGTACGACGACGCCCGGACGCTGCTCGATGCGCGGCTCGACCGTCGCCCCTCGCTCCGGGACGCCCGCTGGCGAGAGGTTGCGGCGCGGCCGCCGGTCGTCGAGTAG
- a CDS encoding Rieske (2Fe-2S) protein encodes MSGLGQVRANRRIVFHGLGALGVAVALAGCAGDDGDGGGEGGDDQVEAGAELTTTDQVPVGGGIVLTDQKVVVTQPTEGEFRAYTAVCTHQQLLVTSVEDGVIHCANHGSEYDAATGEVTGGPAPSALAAVEINVEGDKILKR; translated from the coding sequence ATGAGCGGCCTGGGACAGGTCCGGGCGAACCGCCGGATCGTCTTCCACGGCCTGGGTGCGCTCGGCGTCGCGGTCGCGCTCGCCGGCTGTGCGGGTGACGACGGCGACGGCGGTGGCGAGGGCGGGGACGACCAGGTCGAGGCGGGGGCCGAGCTGACGACCACCGACCAGGTGCCCGTGGGCGGCGGCATCGTCCTCACCGACCAGAAGGTGGTGGTCACGCAGCCGACGGAGGGGGAGTTCCGGGCCTACACCGCGGTGTGCACCCACCAGCAGCTGTTGGTGACCTCCGTCGAGGACGGCGTCATCCACTGCGCCAACCACGGCAGCGAGTACGACGCCGCGACCGGCGAGGTGACCGGCGGCCCCGCTCCCTCGGCGCTGGCCGCCGTCGAGATCAACGTCGAGGGCGACAAGATCCTCAAGCGCTAG
- a CDS encoding Rieske (2Fe-2S) protein: protein MTAEKSTISRRRALSGAATAGLGLPLLGACGDDGGASSAAAPTSSATAPPSSGATRTSEQPTESETTAAPPAGDGIPTSEVPVGGGIVLADEQVVITQPSDGEFKAFSAICTHQGCVVARVSSEIECDCHASRFSITDGSVTGGPALSPLGSVDVSVSGNQVRLG from the coding sequence ATGACGGCTGAAAAATCAACTATCAGCAGGCGTCGGGCCCTCAGCGGGGCCGCGACCGCAGGACTCGGGCTGCCCCTGCTGGGGGCCTGTGGCGACGACGGCGGCGCGTCGAGCGCAGCGGCCCCGACCTCGTCGGCCACTGCGCCGCCCTCGTCCGGGGCTACCCGGACGTCGGAGCAGCCAACGGAGAGCGAGACCACCGCGGCGCCCCCGGCGGGCGACGGGATCCCGACCTCGGAGGTGCCGGTCGGTGGCGGCATCGTCCTGGCCGACGAGCAGGTGGTGATCACCCAACCGAGCGACGGGGAGTTCAAGGCGTTCAGCGCGATCTGCACGCACCAGGGATGTGTGGTCGCGCGGGTGAGCTCGGAGATCGAGTGCGACTGCCATGCCAGCCGGTTCTCGATCACCGACGGCTCGGTCACCGGCGGTCCCGCGCTCTCGCCGCTGGGCTCGGTCGACGTCAGCGTCTCCGGCAACCAGGTGAGGCTCGGATGA
- the uvrA gene encoding excinuclease ABC subunit UvrA, protein MQDQLIIRGAREHNLKDVSLDLPRDSLIVFTGLSGSGKSSLAFDTIFAEGQRRYVESLSAYARQFLGQMDKPDVDFIEGLSPAVSIDQKSTSKNPRSTVGTITEVYDYLRLLYARAGRPHCPTCGAPIERQTPQQIVDRVLALEEGRRFQVLAPVVRGRKGEFVDLLRQLQTQGFSRARVDGTIHNLDSPPKLDKKIKHSIEVVVDRLAVKESAKRRLTDSVETALNLASGLVVLDFVDLPDDDPHREMRFSEKMACPNEHPIDTDDLEPRSFSFNSPFGACPSCTGLGTRMEVDPELVVPDPTATLGEGALQPWSHAHVADYFGKLVQALGEELGFDMDTPWEQLPAKAQKAVLDGHPTKVHVVTKNRYGRQRSYYADFEGVRSYVERRHREAESDVSRERFEGFMREVPCPVCAGSRLKPVSMSVTLGPKDEGGKNIAEVCALPINEAADHLRNLDLSARERQIGERVLKEIQERLQFLLDVGLDYLSLDRPSGSLSGGEAQRIRLATQIGAGLVGVLYVLDEPSIGLHQRDNHRLIETLLRLKDLGNTLIVVEHDEDTIKVADWVVDIGPGAGEHGGQVVHSGPVKGLLEHPDSMTGEYLSGRREIPVPAIRRPRTVGRELKVHGAREHNLRDLDVTFPLGLFVAITGVSGSGKSTLVNDILYTSLAKELHRARTIPGRHQKITGIDHVDKVIHVDQGPIGRTPRSNPATYTGVFDHIRKLFASTPEAKIRGYQQGRFSFNVKGGRCEACAGDGTIKIEMNFLPDVYVPCEVCHGARYNRETLEVHYKGKTIAEVLDMPIEEALEFFGAVPAIARHMKTLVEVGLGYVRLGQPATTLSGGEAQRVKLSTELQKRSTGRTVYVLDEPTTGLHFEDIRKLLGVLSSLVDKGNTVLVIEHNLDVIKTADWIVDMGPEGGSRGGTVVAEGTPEQIAATPGSFTGEFLAPLLDGRAAAQPKRKRAAAASAARSTKARSTARR, encoded by the coding sequence GTGCAGGACCAGCTCATCATCCGCGGTGCGCGTGAGCACAACCTCAAGGATGTCTCGCTCGACCTGCCCAGGGACTCCCTCATCGTCTTCACCGGTCTGTCCGGCTCAGGGAAGTCGAGCCTGGCCTTCGACACGATCTTCGCCGAGGGCCAGCGACGCTACGTGGAGTCGCTTTCGGCCTACGCCCGCCAGTTCCTCGGCCAGATGGACAAGCCCGACGTCGACTTCATCGAGGGCCTGTCGCCGGCGGTCTCGATCGACCAGAAGTCGACGTCCAAGAACCCACGCTCGACCGTCGGCACCATCACCGAGGTCTACGACTACCTCCGGCTGCTCTACGCCCGCGCCGGGCGGCCGCACTGCCCGACCTGCGGGGCGCCGATCGAGCGGCAGACGCCGCAGCAGATCGTCGACCGGGTGCTCGCGCTGGAGGAGGGTCGCAGGTTCCAGGTGCTGGCGCCGGTGGTCCGCGGCCGCAAGGGGGAGTTCGTCGACCTGCTCCGCCAACTGCAGACGCAGGGCTTCAGCCGGGCCCGCGTCGACGGCACCATCCACAACCTCGACAGTCCGCCCAAGCTGGACAAGAAGATCAAGCACAGCATCGAGGTCGTCGTCGACCGGCTCGCGGTGAAGGAGTCGGCCAAGCGCCGGCTCACCGACTCGGTCGAGACCGCGCTCAACCTCGCCAGCGGCCTGGTTGTCCTCGACTTCGTCGACCTGCCCGACGACGACCCGCACCGCGAGATGCGGTTCAGCGAGAAGATGGCCTGCCCCAACGAGCACCCGATCGACACCGACGACCTCGAGCCGCGGTCGTTCTCGTTCAACTCGCCCTTCGGCGCCTGCCCGTCGTGCACGGGCCTCGGCACGCGGATGGAGGTCGACCCCGAGCTGGTGGTGCCCGACCCGACCGCGACCCTCGGCGAGGGCGCGTTGCAGCCGTGGAGCCACGCCCACGTCGCCGACTACTTCGGCAAGCTGGTCCAGGCGCTCGGCGAGGAGCTGGGCTTCGACATGGACACGCCCTGGGAGCAGCTCCCGGCGAAGGCCCAGAAGGCAGTCCTCGACGGCCATCCGACCAAGGTCCACGTCGTCACCAAGAACCGCTACGGCCGGCAACGGTCCTACTACGCCGACTTCGAGGGCGTGCGGTCGTACGTCGAGCGCCGCCACCGCGAGGCCGAGAGCGACGTCAGCCGGGAGCGGTTCGAGGGCTTCATGCGCGAGGTCCCGTGCCCGGTCTGCGCGGGATCGCGGCTCAAGCCGGTGTCGATGTCGGTCACCCTCGGTCCCAAGGACGAAGGCGGCAAGAACATCGCGGAGGTCTGCGCGCTGCCGATCAATGAGGCGGCCGACCACCTGCGCAACCTCGATCTGTCCGCCCGCGAGCGGCAGATCGGCGAGCGGGTGCTCAAGGAGATCCAGGAGCGGCTGCAGTTCCTGCTCGACGTCGGCCTCGACTACCTGAGCCTCGACCGTCCGTCCGGCTCGCTGTCCGGCGGCGAGGCGCAGCGGATCCGGCTCGCCACCCAGATCGGCGCCGGCCTGGTCGGCGTCCTCTACGTCCTCGACGAGCCGTCGATCGGCCTCCACCAGCGCGACAACCACCGGCTGATCGAGACCCTGCTCCGGCTCAAGGACCTCGGCAACACCCTGATCGTCGTCGAGCACGACGAGGACACCATCAAGGTCGCCGACTGGGTGGTCGACATCGGTCCGGGTGCCGGTGAGCACGGCGGCCAGGTCGTCCACTCCGGTCCGGTCAAGGGACTGCTGGAGCACCCGGACTCGATGACGGGGGAGTACCTCTCCGGTCGCCGCGAGATCCCGGTGCCCGCCATCCGCCGCCCGCGCACCGTCGGCCGCGAGCTCAAGGTCCACGGCGCCCGCGAGCACAACCTCAGAGATCTCGACGTGACGTTCCCGCTCGGGCTGTTCGTCGCGATCACCGGCGTGTCCGGCTCGGGCAAGTCGACCCTGGTCAACGACATCCTCTACACCTCGCTGGCCAAGGAGCTCCACCGCGCGCGGACCATCCCCGGCCGGCACCAGAAGATCACCGGCATCGACCACGTCGACAAGGTGATCCACGTCGACCAGGGCCCGATCGGCCGGACGCCGAGGTCCAACCCGGCGACGTACACCGGGGTCTTCGACCACATCCGCAAGCTCTTCGCGTCCACCCCGGAGGCGAAGATCCGCGGCTACCAGCAGGGCCGGTTCTCGTTCAACGTCAAGGGTGGGCGCTGCGAGGCGTGCGCCGGTGACGGCACGATCAAGATCGAGATGAACTTCCTCCCCGACGTCTACGTCCCCTGCGAGGTCTGCCACGGCGCCCGCTACAACCGCGAGACGCTCGAGGTCCACTACAAGGGCAAGACCATCGCCGAGGTCCTCGACATGCCGATCGAGGAGGCGCTGGAGTTCTTCGGCGCGGTGCCGGCGATCGCGCGCCACATGAAGACACTGGTCGAGGTCGGCCTGGGCTACGTCCGGCTCGGACAGCCGGCGACCACCCTGTCCGGCGGCGAGGCGCAGCGGGTCAAGCTGTCCACCGAGCTGCAGAAGAGGTCGACCGGTCGCACCGTCTACGTCCTGGACGAGCCGACGACGGGCCTCCACTTCGAGGACATCCGCAAGCTGCTCGGCGTGCTGTCGTCATTGGTCGACAAGGGCAACACGGTGCTCGTGATCGAGCACAACCTCGACGTCATCAAGACGGCGGACTGGATCGTCGACATGGGTCCGGAGGGCGGGTCCCGGGGCGGCACCGTGGTCGCGGAAGGCACTCCGGAGCAGATCGCGGCGACGCCGGGCAGCTTCACGGGCGAGTTCCTCGCACCGCTGCTCGACGGGCGTGCTGCCGCGCAGCCGAAGCGCAAGCGGGCCGCGGCCGCATCCGCCGCCCGGAGCACCAAGGCCAGGAGCACGGCCCGACGCTGA
- a CDS encoding maleylpyruvate isomerase family mycothiol-dependent enzyme: MTEIEAATARLLATADRLRDDEWPRPTECAGWSRAHVLAHLALNAEGLAGALRALLDGEPALMYGSQTARDADIETLAAQPAATIRDRLRTASDRFAAVMDELPRLPADASFERTPQGQRMLAHDVPLLRLAEVEIHHADLRAGYGYADWPRETAVQLLERDVERYDGPPLSAHVTDLDRTYRLGSPADGDPVVSGPVAALAWWLTGRDPGEGLSSSTGELPEMEG, encoded by the coding sequence GTGACCGAAATCGAGGCCGCCACCGCCCGTCTGCTCGCCACCGCGGACCGGCTGCGGGACGACGAGTGGCCCCGGCCGACGGAGTGCGCCGGGTGGAGCCGGGCCCACGTGCTCGCCCACCTGGCTCTGAACGCCGAGGGGCTCGCCGGGGCGCTCCGCGCGCTGCTCGACGGCGAGCCCGCTCTGATGTACGGGTCGCAGACTGCGCGCGACGCCGACATCGAGACGCTCGCGGCCCAGCCGGCGGCCACCATCCGCGACCGGCTCCGAACAGCTTCGGATCGGTTCGCGGCGGTAATGGACGAGCTCCCACGACTGCCGGCTGACGCCTCTTTCGAGCGGACGCCCCAAGGCCAGCGGATGCTCGCCCACGACGTCCCGCTGCTGCGGCTGGCGGAGGTCGAGATCCACCACGCCGACCTGCGCGCGGGGTACGGCTACGCCGACTGGCCGAGAGAGACGGCAGTCCAGCTCCTCGAGCGCGACGTCGAGCGGTACGACGGTCCGCCTCTCTCGGCGCACGTCACCGACCTCGACCGCACCTACCGGCTCGGCTCGCCGGCGGACGGCGACCCGGTCGTCTCCGGGCCGGTGGCGGCTCTGGCATGGTGGCTCACCGGCCGGGACCCCGGCGAAGGCCTCAGCAGCTCGACCGGCGAACTGCCGGAGATGGAGGGATGA
- a CDS encoding MBL fold metallo-hydrolase has product MMTYTGAVTPDGAPDVRELPRLTITKVAVDEQMSNNAYLLRCNDTGDQVLIDAAAEPRTLLPLVGDAGLTTVVTTHRHWDHHRALADVVAATGADVVAGEPDADAITEQTGIEVGRRVGDGDTVGVGSCELEVIRITGHTPGSICLLYRDPDGHPHLFTGDNLFPGGVGNTFGDSDAFASLIDDVETKLFDPLPDDTWFYPGHGDDSTLGAERPHLQEWRERGW; this is encoded by the coding sequence ATGATGACCTACACCGGAGCCGTCACGCCCGACGGCGCTCCCGACGTACGCGAGCTGCCGCGCCTGACCATCACCAAGGTCGCGGTCGACGAGCAGATGTCCAACAACGCCTACCTCCTGCGGTGCAACGACACCGGCGACCAGGTGCTGATCGACGCCGCCGCCGAGCCGCGGACGCTGCTCCCCCTGGTCGGCGACGCCGGCCTGACGACGGTGGTCACGACGCACCGGCACTGGGACCACCACCGGGCGCTGGCCGACGTCGTCGCCGCGACCGGTGCCGATGTCGTCGCGGGCGAGCCGGACGCGGACGCGATCACCGAGCAGACCGGGATCGAGGTCGGGCGCCGGGTCGGTGACGGAGACACGGTCGGCGTCGGGTCGTGCGAGCTGGAGGTCATCCGGATCACCGGCCACACCCCCGGCTCGATCTGCCTGCTCTACCGAGACCCGGACGGCCACCCGCACCTGTTCACCGGCGACAACCTCTTCCCCGGCGGCGTCGGCAACACGTTCGGCGACAGCGACGCCTTCGCCAGCCTCATCGACGACGTCGAGACCAAGCTCTTCGACCCGCTGCCGGACGACACCTGGTTCTATCCCGGCCACGGCGACGACTCGACGCTCGGCGCCGAGCGCCCGCATCTCCAAGAGTGGCGGGAGCGCGGCTGGTGA
- a CDS encoding sulfite exporter TauE/SafE family protein, protein MAQLVDGTLGMGFGVTSASVLLFMGVAPVTASAATHAAKLPTTLISGLAHWREGNIDKAILLRIAIPGAIGGFLGAVVLTNISLESAKGWMAGLLIFFGLVIFARFGFGARLIPTPKKGHTVRWLSPIGLLGGFVDATGGGGWGPVATPSLMTVTSHEPRKVVGTVNAAEFVVAVSVSFGFLTGAAQHGIPWLPVIGLVIGGVIMAPIAARLAGRLPHAPMGTLVGGLVVIVNGVTIVTALGGIPGWADAGLILAAVAVTSVVARRAWHREKAEREVATDAAEAPAAVLPA, encoded by the coding sequence ATGGCTCAGCTAGTCGACGGCACGCTCGGGATGGGGTTCGGTGTCACCTCGGCGTCCGTGCTGCTGTTCATGGGCGTGGCGCCGGTGACCGCGAGTGCCGCGACGCACGCCGCGAAGCTCCCGACGACGCTGATCAGCGGTCTCGCGCACTGGCGTGAGGGCAACATCGACAAGGCGATCCTGCTCCGGATCGCGATCCCGGGAGCCATCGGCGGATTCCTCGGCGCGGTCGTCCTGACCAACATCAGCCTCGAGTCGGCCAAGGGCTGGATGGCAGGCCTGCTCATCTTCTTCGGCCTGGTCATCTTCGCGCGGTTCGGCTTCGGCGCACGGCTGATCCCGACGCCGAAGAAGGGCCACACCGTGCGCTGGCTCTCGCCGATCGGCCTGCTCGGCGGCTTCGTCGACGCCACCGGCGGCGGTGGTTGGGGACCGGTCGCCACCCCGAGCCTGATGACCGTCACCAGCCACGAGCCCCGCAAGGTCGTCGGCACCGTCAACGCCGCGGAGTTCGTGGTCGCGGTCTCGGTGTCCTTCGGGTTCCTCACCGGCGCGGCTCAGCACGGCATCCCGTGGCTGCCCGTCATCGGGCTGGTCATCGGTGGCGTGATCATGGCGCCGATCGCCGCCCGCCTCGCCGGCCGCCTCCCGCACGCCCCGATGGGCACGTTGGTCGGTGGCCTCGTGGTCATCGTCAACGGCGTCACGATCGTCACCGCCCTGGGCGGTATCCCGGGCTGGGCTGACGCAGGGCTCATCCTCGCCGCCGTGGCCGTCACCAGCGTCGTCGCCCGGCGGGCGTGGCACCGGGAGAAGGCCGAGCGCGAAGTGGCGACGGACGCCGCCGAGGCTCCGGCAGCGGTGCTCCCGGCCTAG
- a CDS encoding cold-shock protein gives MATGTVKWFNETKGFGFIAQDGGDSDVFVHHTGIAGTGFKTLAEDQKVEFDVTRGPKGLQAENVRAV, from the coding sequence ATGGCAACCGGAACCGTCAAGTGGTTCAACGAGACCAAGGGCTTCGGCTTCATCGCGCAGGACGGCGGTGACAGCGACGTCTTCGTGCACCACACGGGCATCGCCGGCACCGGCTTCAAGACGCTCGCTGAGGACCAGAAGGTCGAGTTCGACGTGACCCGCGGTCCCAAGGGCCTGCAGGCCGAGAACGTCCGCGCCGTCTGA